Sequence from the Phycisphaerae bacterium genome:
GTTCCGGATCGCCGTGGCAATCATCCGTTTCGAGGACACGATTCCGGTGCACGATGTTCCTTTCGGTGATGAATACCAGCCGCTGCAAACGCAGCGGGGAGAAGTGAACATCAATGTCGAGATCAATACCAGCAAGGGAAACATCGTCGGCGGTCACAGACAAGATGGCCTGGGGCCAGCGAGTCGTCACATGCTGAGGCGTTCGTTACTCGAGAGCGGTGCCTTCGCCGTGATCGAGCGGGAGCGTATCCTGGAGATCCTGAGAGAGATTAAGTTTTCCAAGACACAGTATGCGGATCCCGACACCGCAGCCAAGGATGGATCGTTGATCGCCGTGCGCTATCTCATTGACGGCAGGATCGGCTTTGCAGTGGCGGAGTCGAAAAGCCCGGGATCCTCCGGTGCGGGCGGGGTAATCATGGGCCCGCGAAACGTCTACGATTCCGGAACAGTGCAGCAGCGCGCCGACATGGCAATGATTAACGCGGCCGCCCGGGATCGCGCACGATCCAAGGCAGAGGAAAACTACCGATTGACATGCCAACTTGCAGCTTTCGATGCATACACGGGTGAAGTCGCGACCGACGTCACAGGTGAGGGCAAGACTCTTCAGGCAGCCATCGACGACGCCGTGGGCCAGTTGGTCAGTTCACTCACAGGGCTGGACCGCGGAGTGCGCGTAGCTGCGGTCGCGGGCGATGTGGTCTATTTGGACGTCGGTTTGGGCGCCAACATGGCCGCAGGTGGTCGTTTTCGGATCATGCACGCCGGCGAACCGGTTCGGGACCAGTTTAACAGGGTAATCGGATTCGAGGAAAGCGACGGTGGCGAAGTCGAAGTAGTCGAAGTGAGGGATCTCATGTCTATTGCCAAGGTCATCACGGCCGGCAATTGTGCTAGAGGAGACCGGGCGACCCCGATCGTCGGGGAATAATCGCCTGCGGGGGACGCCATGGTGCGAGCAAGGGTTTTCGCGAACGGACTTGGCTGGGGCCCGGTGTTGATCTGCCTAGTTGTCGCCGGTTGCGCGCAGAAAGCGCCGATTCAGAAATTGCCGTTCACGGGGAAACCGGAGACGGCGCCGCCGGCCACCCGATCATACGCGGATCTGGTGAGGATCTGTCCAAGTAGCGCAGACAAGGTTGACGTTTCGGAGGAATGGAAGGCCATCGCGGACTCGGCCCCGGCGTGGGCTGC
This genomic interval carries:
- a CDS encoding CsgG/HfaB family protein is translated as MSLRSGTCVGLLCCIALTGCSETVLTDPPAPPAKEPSNQASVPQAYDYVHTVRQRGGGDPKFRIAVAIIRFEDTIPVHDVPFGDEYQPLQTQRGEVNINVEINTSKGNIVGGHRQDGLGPASRHMLRRSLLESGAFAVIERERILEILREIKFSKTQYADPDTAAKDGSLIAVRYLIDGRIGFAVAESKSPGSSGAGGVIMGPRNVYDSGTVQQRADMAMINAAARDRARSKAEENYRLTCQLAAFDAYTGEVATDVTGEGKTLQAAIDDAVGQLVSSLTGLDRGVRVAAVAGDVVYLDVGLGANMAAGGRFRIMHAGEPVRDQFNRVIGFEESDGGEVEVVEVRDLMSIAKVITAGNCARGDRATPIVGE